In Coffea eugenioides isolate CCC68of chromosome 4, Ceug_1.0, whole genome shotgun sequence, the genomic stretch TCATTTCTCGCCATTCTAACTCCACCAGAAGCTACTGATTTGCCCCAATTTTCTGGATGGTCAAACTTGCAAGCAGGACCAAACTTGCAAATGCCATAACGGTTGTAAAACGAGCAGATTGATTGATCCTAAATCACAAGGGAAAAACAGTAGAAGGATCAGATGGAAACCACATCTATTCCAAACATAATTCATATCAAGAGACATCCTTGCAAGAAAGTTAAAACAACCCTCCAAATAATGCTGGAGGAGGATTAAtctaagaaaaaaaagaaagaaaaccaagCATGGACATTATTACAGGAAGTAAGCAATTAATCCTCTTGTTTATGCTTAATTTAAAAGAATATAATTTAGACCTCACATTATTAAGGGAGAATCTGTAAGTTGTATCATTATTTTGCTTGTCCTACGACTTACAGGTCTCAGAGGCAAACCCTTATCGCTAAGAGCACATGATGTTGACTTGGAACTTTGAAACTTAGGATGGTTAAATCTGCAATTAGCTTTGTATTTACAGTCTCCAGTTTTCAAGAAATAACTGCAGTCAGGCTGACCAGGTCGCTGAGGATATTCATCAACTGGCATTTGCTGTTGGAGCGGTGCATAGAAATTGGTCTCAGATACTGGGTTGTTCATTGCAAATGCTGGAGGTGTGGGTAAACTCCTCTCCGATGTTGGGTAGACCGTAGCCTTAGTCAATGGAAAGGAAACAATCATACAAAGCAGACCATTATACAAGTTTCAGTGAGTCAAGAAcaccaactttcaaggaaaaaATTGCTGATACATCTGTTATTTGCTACACAAGAACAATGGTGCCAGAGAGCTAAAACTAAATATAAAAACCTTGGAGCTTCATAGGCAGTAACAAGCATACAGCAGCTTATATTTACAATGGAAATACTTCTCCATGCAATAATTAACACCTTCACCTTACCAACTACATAATGAAAGTCATGAATCTATTGACTGTTTTCTCTCTCtgttttatgtatttatttatttttttgttggttGCATGTTCATAATCTGAGGTTTCATAGTGTTTCAAACAAAAATTGAGATTTATTTCCTCTCTGCAAATTGAGCTCAATAATTTTCTCTTACCTCTCTCCACATTGATCCCTAATTGTTTGAAATGTTTCTGCAAACCCTTTTATTTAAGGATGGATTTCTCTTTTCATGCCATGGGAACATTTTTTATAAGAGATCATGATACATTAGGAGTAAATCCACTTCAATAGCACTATTTCTCGCATATGCATGCataccataaaaaaaaaaggaacaacaaAGCAGTTAAAGATAAATTTGTATGCAGTGGTATTAACATGGGAATGAGAGCCTATTGTCAATTTTCAAAAGAGATACAGAGAACAACAATCATTGTTAACTTCAATTAACTTCAAagtcctgaaaaaaaaaaaacacagccTCTGAAGATCTTCATCACAGTAAAGGTGAGTAAAAAGATTGTCCGCCGTGGCACAAAAAGATAAGAATTAGTTTCTTCATCTCAATTATAACTAAGAATGCACTTGTTCACTACACTATTACCTCATATGTTAAACCTTACACATTGACAAGCACAAATTGGAGACAGAGACGGCAAGATTTTCAAATGCATCAGTGACATCTAATTTATCAGATGAAATTCATATATGGTGTTCAACAAGCAAAGATAACACCATCTGTCAGATACCACCCACAATTTGAACATCAGATGGACATTCAACAAATGAATCTTACAATAAATGTCATCAAGCAGACAAATGCAGTGTAAAATAGAGAAGTGATGTCAGAAACAAACTACCTGATACCCATTCCATTCAGCATTTGAAGGCATGCCTTGGGCTGGTGGAAATATCATTGATGCTGAAGACCAGGATGAGGCACTTGTCTGGGCAGCACCATGCAATTGAGCAGATCCACCAGCAACAAAACCCGAAGCATGGTCGTTTCCTGCTACAGAAGTAGGATCAGGATGGTTAAACTTGCAATTTGATCCATACTTGCAGGAGCCAGTACGCATGTAGTAGGGGCACTCTTTTTCTCCCTGCTTCAAATGCAATAACAATGAATATCCAATAAATCTGGATAAACTACATAAACAAACTTTTGAAATGAAAATCCCTGATACCGGTCGAATGGGAAGGCCTAGAAAGTTAAACTCTACAACGGGTGCCAGTGCACTTTTCTCCCTGCTATGATTGTACTTGCAAGCACTACCAAATTTACACCCGCCTGAAGTCAGGTAATACTGCAAGCAAACACCCAAAAAGACAATGAATCAAGATACAACTTTTCCTACAGTACTGAAGCTTGAGTAACATATTAGTATGCCTACCAAATAAATGAATTGTCACAATGACCAGTAAAATTGAGCACTCAGGATCAATGTTCttctcaaatataaatcaaacCATTTAGGAAAATAAGACAAAACAACAATAAATTAGTCAGACCTCCACTAAACATCgtgcaaaaaatttaaaaaaaaaaacatataaaaTGATTAAAGGCAGAGGAGCTTAATCAACTAAGAAAACTTCAATATGCTACTTCACATAATTGAAGCAAATTGAATAGAGTTTACTGCATATGATGCAAAAGAGATCGGATACCAGGCTTCAATCTTCTTTGGAGAAAACATATGTTAGGTTGAAGTTTTTAAAGAATAAGCACACCAAAAGAAAGCTGGGTAGCACCCAACTTTGTTTACAACGTTGTGTTCAATCCATTCACCTACCTCCACTTGGACaaaaggaagggaaaaaaaaaaacaaaagaaacttacaaaaaaaaactgCATTAAAATGAAGAATGTAGCCTTAAACATGGCACAATAATAGCATGTACAGCCTCAATAGCCTCAAATACGCACGATTTCAGATAAGGTTCCTTACTATTTTTAAACAGAACATAGCCAtgcaatataattttttttgcgTGACAGAAATACTCACAAAGCAACAAAAAACGaagacaaagaaaagaaagatatgATAGATTATCATATTAATCAATCATGtgacattttaaaaaaaaaatctgtcaTATCTGACTATTTATccacaaccaaaaaaaaaagtaactcGTAGCATAATGGAGTTTTATTTAAGTTAGTGGCTCCAAGAAGCCAAGAAAGCGTCATAATGGAGTAACAAGTGTCTGTAAAATAATATATCTTTTTGTCTAAGAGTATACAACTTGATCATATGAATCAATTCTTATATCTGATGCatgatatattttttaataCACGTTAATAAATCTACGCTCACTTCTGTTGTATTTCAATGATTGTCCTCAAAAGATAACCCAgttaaaatgaaatgaaagtgaTTTTCACTTGCTCTGGAAATCACATTTGAAATTCAAGCAATAGTGCTTTGCATTTGACCTTTCATCTTAGATTTCACATAGTCAAGATAACAAGAGCATGCCAACATAGCAGTAAGCCACAACAACAACAGAAGAAATATCTAAGTTACAACAAACAACAATAACCTTGCATTCAGTCTGTCCTAGCCGTTCTGAGTCTTCTACCCTTGGCTTTGCTTTGTCCCTAGTACCCTGCCAAAAATAAGATGCAGAagtaagaaagaaagaaaatcaaagcATAGCTGCATCATCTCAAGTAAATAAAAGATGACATTTTCTTTAACTTGGGCTAAAGACATTTTCTTTGTCTTGTGCTAAAGGTTGTACGATCTCATATTTTCCATATTAatcctttttccttttgcaATTCTGAATTTAACTTAGCAATCAGAAATATGCCTCTCATTCCAGAGTCATAATGAATGCCACAAATTAGTGGTCCAATTCTAGCAGGAAAGTAACTACCAAAAGCAAGAATTGACCATAGTAATAAACACAACACACCATCCCCTACAATACATTTAATTTCAATGACACGATCAATGCCAATAGCTGCCAAAGACAATCAACTGGAGAAAACACATTTTATTGACACTTGCAAAAAATAAGGCAGACATTTCCAAAAAACAAACCATGAGTGGGTAGCATAATGCTAAATTGACATATGTCTGAAACAACTAATGCATTGATAGTAGGCAATATTCCCGGAAGTCTAGCAACAACCCCAAACTTCCCTTGAATTGAACATACACAATCGCATCAATGCTTGAGCCTGCCCCCCTTCGCCAGCACAAATTAATACCAAATGCTTTCCTTTTCCCCAGAGAGAGTGATCAAACAagtaaaaaatcacaaaaaagaaCCAACAAATTACAGTTCCAAACCATGACAAAGAATTCCTTACTACCAGTAATTATAAATCTCGCGAAGCACAACACAACCAGCATTACTGTAAGAATTGGACAAAACCCAACCCTTACAATTACTTTCAACAAACACAAACCAAAACCTTTTTCTCAAATGCAGTTGATTTCAGTAATTATACCGGGCAATCAATGACAAGACAAGATACACAATCAATCAACTAAATAATCAATTCCCTTGAGATGGATAGACCCAAATCAACCGAGCTAAAACCACTCAATAAGCATCCTACTAAAAAACCAACGGGATATATgcgtaacatttttttttatcactaaGCTTTACCTGATTCCTCCTTTTCGGAGGATGATTAAACTTGCAATTCATTCCAAATTTACAGCTCCCTGTTTTCATGTAATAGGCGCAATCCTCAGCGTCTAGCCTCAACGGATACTCAAACCTCCTATTGTAAGTCCTATCACCACTGTACCCACTAGCTTCTTCAGTCCCATAATTTTCCTCCCCTTCCACCTCACCCCCAACCTCATCATTCCCATATCTCCCCTGGAATAATTCATCAACATCCACACCTCTACCCCTCAGCACATCACTCCCACCTTCCCAAAACTCCTCCCCATTCGTTCCCATCCCCAAACCCACCTCTACCTCCCCGTTCCTATCCTCCCCCAAAGCTAAATTCATCACGGCTTCATTCAATGCCTCTTTATAAATCACTTGATGAATCTCTTCATCCAGGGTCTTCCGCAAAATCCCATCTTCATCCAGCCCATTTTGACCATCGATTTCATCCCCAGCTCCGGACCCTCCTTTGCTCTCCACCGGCAGCATTTGCGGCTTCAATTCCGCACCGATCACCGTCAAATGATGATCGGAGGAAGAAACCGGCGTCGTTTCCGGTTCGGACGACTGAGGTTTAACAAGCCCTCGTTCAGCAGATTGGGGGTTTTGAGGCGCGACGCCGTTTTGGGGGTTCTGATGCTCTGAACACTGAAAATGTTGGTTCTCCTCAGAAGGTTTCGATTCCATTGTGGTTGATGCCCCACCGCCCATTACATTtgatttttaattgatttttttttttttttttttttttttgcagagtttaaggaaaataaaccctactATTTATACTGGAGAGGAGAGTTGAGGGAATCTCGTCAAAGGCAAAAGTTGAAAGCCTTAAAAGGGCTTTTAGTGTAGGGAGcaattcacatgaaaagtgGTACAGTTGGAAAGTACAGTGGGAAATGAAAATGGAATCAAATTAGGAAAGTATAGTGggaaatgaagaaaatggaaCCAAATTAGTACTAATTGCTTTGAAACAACAAACATGAATGTAAGAAGACAAAACCATGAAAGATGTTGaccccaaaaaatgaaaaaaaaaaaacctcaacTTGATTGCTTTGAAGATAATGACCCGTGTCACGTCTACAACATGTTATATATTCTTTCCGTCCCATTGAAAGTATcatacttttcattttggaatgTTCCAAAACATTTATCATGTTGAAAAAGTCAAAACACCTTTTAATCTCTCTTTCCAATATAACCCTTCTTTCTTCTAATATGTTaccatttaaatttaaattttgaatttatagaggtaaaattgaaaaaaaaatataaaaattacaaTCAAATCACTATTGTTAAATGGTTGGAGTCACCAAATATGACTAAATAATTGCAACAGAAGGAGTACtacatcaatttgaagaaggttaAAGGGTAATTGTGGTTGTATTATACATTTcgaaatatttcaaaaaaaatttttttttatcgaatCACAAAAGTTACACACACATCAGAGCAATTCTACTTTGAAGCACGTTACAAGGAGTTAATTTTAGTATTTTGAGTctttttttattaatattttaaaaaatgattgaTAGTGATATCCCACTTACTTTTTGACGACTCAATCCGCGaccttttatgttttttttttttttggggaaaggAGGGTTGTCTTTTAAAGAAATATGAAGTTCCTTGCCACCGGctaatttgtataatttttatGCTGTGTGTGAACAAGAAAAACTATTCTTAAATTGACTGCATTGACCGGTCAATTGATTTTCAAGTCTGA encodes the following:
- the LOC113768492 gene encoding zinc finger CCCH domain-containing protein 67 isoform X2 → MGGGASTTMESKPSEENQHFQCSEHQNPQNGVAPQNPQSAERGLVKPQSSEPETTPVSSSDHHLTVIGAELKPQMLPVESKGGSGAGDEIDGQNGLDEDGILRKTLDEEIHQVIYKEALNEAVMNLALGEDRNGEVEVGLGMGTNGEEFWEGGSDVLRGRGVDVDELFQGRYGNDEVGGEVEGEENYGTEEASGYSGDRTYNRRFEYPLRLDAEDCAYYMKTGSCKFGMNCKFNHPPKRRNQGTRDKAKPRVEDSERLGQTECKYYLTSGGCKFGSACKYNHSREKSALAPVVEFNFLGLPIRPGEKECPYYMRTGSCKYGSNCKFNHPDPTSVAGNDHASGFVAGGSAQLHGAAQTSASSWSSASMIFPPAQGMPSNAEWNGYQATVYPTSERSLPTPPAFAMNNPVSETNFYAPLQQQMPVDEYPQRPGQPDCSYFLKTGDCKYKANCRFNHPKFQSSKSTSCALSDKGLPLRPDQSICSFYNRYGICKFGPACKFDHPENWGKSVASGGVRMARNEMEAGFS
- the LOC113768492 gene encoding zinc finger CCCH domain-containing protein 67 isoform X1; translation: MGGGASTTMESKPSEENQHFQCSEHQNPQNGVAPQNPQSAERGLVKPQSSEPETTPVSSSDHHLTVIGAELKPQMLPVESKGGSGAGDEIDGQNGLDEDGILRKTLDEEIHQVIYKEALNEAVMNLALGEDRNGEVEVGLGMGTNGEEFWEGGSDVLRGRGVDVDELFQGRYGNDEVGGEVEGEENYGTEEASGYSGDRTYNRRFEYPLRLDAEDCAYYMKTGSCKFGMNCKFNHPPKRRNQGTRDKAKPRVEDSERLGQTECKYYLTSGGCKFGSACKYNHSREKSALAPVVEFNFLGLPIRPQGEKECPYYMRTGSCKYGSNCKFNHPDPTSVAGNDHASGFVAGGSAQLHGAAQTSASSWSSASMIFPPAQGMPSNAEWNGYQATVYPTSERSLPTPPAFAMNNPVSETNFYAPLQQQMPVDEYPQRPGQPDCSYFLKTGDCKYKANCRFNHPKFQSSKSTSCALSDKGLPLRPDQSICSFYNRYGICKFGPACKFDHPENWGKSVASGGVRMARNEMEAGFS